In Zingiber officinale cultivar Zhangliang chromosome 6A, Zo_v1.1, whole genome shotgun sequence, a single genomic region encodes these proteins:
- the LOC121997735 gene encoding probable tRNA N6-adenosine threonylcarbamoyltransferase, which translates to MADGKKALIAVGFEGSANKIGVGIVDLDGAILSNPRHTYITPPGHGFLPRETAHHHLLHLLPLLRTALSDAGLTPADIDCLCYTKGPGMGAPLQISAVAVRVLSQLWGKPIVAVNHCVAHIEMGRVVTGAEDPVVLYVSGGNTQVIAYSEGKYRIFGETIDIAVGNCLDRFARVLTLSNDPSPGYNIEQLAKKGEKFIDLPYVVKGMDVSFSGILSYIEATAVEQLKNNECTPADLCYSLQETLFAMLVEITERAMAHCDKKDVLIVGGVGCNERLQEMMRIMCSERGGKLFATDDRYCIDNGAMIAYTGLLAFAHGTTTTLEESTFTQRFRTDEVQAIWREKSISKTYDLPADTSEAQ; encoded by the exons ATGGCTGATGGAAAGAAGGCGCTGATCGCCGTGGGGTTCGAGGGGTCGGCCAACAAGATAGGCGTGGGCATCGTCGACCTCGACGGCGCGATCCTCTCGAACCCCCGCCACACCTACATCACACCGCCAGGTCACGGCTTCCTCCCCCGTGAGACTGCCCACCATCACCTCCTCCACTTGCTCCCTCTCCTCCGCACAGCCCTCTCCGACGCTGGCCTCACCCCCGCCGACATCGACTGCCTTTGCTACACCAAGGGCCCTGGCATGGGCGCCCCCCTCCAGATCTCTGCCGTTGCTGTACGCGTCCTCTCCCAGCTCTGGGGCAAGCCCATCGTTGCCGTCAACCATTGCGTTGCCCACATCGAGATGGGCCGGGTGGTCACGGGGGCCGAGGACCCCGTCGTGCTTTACGTCAGTGGAGGGAACACTCAGGTCATAGCGTACAGCGAGGGCAAGTACCGAATTTTCGGGGAAACTATTGATATCGCCGTGGGTAACTGCCTGGATCGCTTCGCTAGGGTTCTTACCTTGTCCAATGATCCCAGCCCTGGGTATAACATTGAGCAG CTTGCAAAGAAAGGTGAGAAGTTCATTGATCTTCCTTATGTTGTTAAGGGAATGGATGTTTCGTTCAGTGGTATATTAAGTTATATAGAAGCTACTGCTGTTGAGCAGCTTAAAAACAATGAATGTACACCTGCTGATCTCTGCTACTCTTTGCAG GAAACACTTTTTGCTATGCTGGTTGAGATCACCGAACGTGCAATGGCGCACTGCGATAAGAAGGATGTTTTAATTGTTGGTGGTGTGGGATGCAATGAAAGACTGCAAGAGATGATGAGGATAATGTGCTCTGAAAGAGGAGGCAAGCTTTTTGCAACTGATGATAGATACTGTATTGACAATGGGGCAATGATAGCATACACTGGTCTCCTTGCTTTCGCGCATGGTACGACCACCACATTAGAGGAATCAACATTTACCCAGAGGTTCCGTACGGATGAAGTTCAAGCAATCTGGAGAGAGAAAagtatttcaaaaacttatgatCTACCAGCGGATACTAGTGAAGCGCAGTAA